A genomic segment from Amphiura filiformis chromosome 10, Afil_fr2py, whole genome shotgun sequence encodes:
- the LOC140162062 gene encoding lysine-specific demethylase 3B-like, protein MCEHAQQDSNKYSFDQQTLADTKAVTLTTDTPTESGASSRSSTLRELLTKTAGKLGKPPTSVGGSSFLTAFLPHKSENANKKQFGTMTMTFEDIIATVVEQNIASPAIRHDRTLQINRAGQIVAPSVQHTLTETSVLYPDVPHSWLQDGRLLRLHDPQHRGNFRIFQEQWLRGEPVLVSSVHKTLNADIWKPEWFGNKFGNITNDLVNCLTGSVIQGHEMKDFWDGFQDMSNRLVTKEGDPMSLKLKDWPPTEDFAEILPEHFADLMHNLPLPEYTNRDGKLNLSSRLPDFFVKPDLGPKMYNAYGNCQYPELGTTNLHLDISDAVNVMVHVAVPKGDPESDVTTEDLEQAGIKIIDAICTDEQTRRRVRDGKEKVGAIWHIFRAEDAVKIRELLNKVARERGEDIPDDHDPIHDQSWYLDKMLLERLHKEHGVQGWAIAQCHGDAVFIPGGAPHQVQNLQSCIKVAEDFVSPEHISQCFNLTQEFRKLSDTHSNHEDKLQIKNMIYHAVKDAAGVLVSQEVTSTNAT, encoded by the exons ATGTGTGAGCATGCTCAACAAGACTCCAACAAGTACTCCTTTGACCAACAGACACTCGCTGACACCAAAGCCGTCACCTTGACAACAGACACACCAACAGAATCTGGAGCGTCTAGCAGGAGCTCCACGTTACGAGAACTATTAACAAAAACGGCCGGTAAATTGGGCAAACCGCCAACATCAGTCGGCGGAAGTTCGTTCTTAACGGCGTTCCTGCCGCACAAATCGGAGAATGCGAACAAGAAGCAGTTTGGTACAATGACAATGACATTTGAAGATATTATTGCTACAGTCGTGGAGCAGAACATTGCGTCACCGGCCATCAGACACGACAGAACACTGCAGATTAACCGTGCGGGTC AAATAGTGGCGCCCTCTGTGCAGCATACGCTGACAGAGACAAGTGTTTTATATCCTGATGTACCTCACTCCTGGCTACAAGATGGACGGTTACTACGGTTACATGATCCACAGCACAGAGGAAACTTTAGAATATTCCAGGAGCAGTGGCTCAGAGGAGAG CCTGTACTCGTCAGCAGTGTGCATAAGACTCTAAATGCAGATATATGGAAACCAGAATGGTTTGGCAACAAATTTGGTAACATAACCAATGACTTGGTCAACTGTCTTACTGGATCAGTTATACAAGGACATGAAATGAAGGACTTCTGGGATGGCTTTCAAGACATGTCAA ATCGCCTGGTAACCAAAGAAGGAGACCCAATGAGCCTCAAGCTCAAAGATTGGCCTCCTACAGAAGACTTTGCCGAGATCCTCCCAGAACATTTTGCCGATCTGATGCACAACCTGCCACTCCCAGAGTATACCAACAGAGATGGCAAACTCAACCTGTCGTCACGGTTACCAGACTTTTTCGTCAAACCTGATTTGGGACCAAAGATGTACAATGCGTATG GCAACTGTCAATACCCTGAACTAGGCACCACTAACCTTCATTTAGACATCTCTGATGCTGTCAATGTCATGGTCCATGTGGCTGTACCTAAAGGTGACCCAGAATCTGATGTTACCACAGAAGATTTAGAACAAG CgggtatcaaaataattgatgCAATCTGCACTGATGAGCAGACCAGACGTAGAGTCCGAGACGGCAAAGAAAAGGTCGGTGCCATCTGGCACATTTTCCGAGCGGAAGATGCAGTTAAGATCCGAGAACTTCTCAACAAAGTGGCACGCGAGCGAGGGGAAGATATTCCAGATGATCATGACCCCATACATGATCAGAGTTGGTACTTGGATAAAATGTTATTGGAAAGATTACATAAGGAGCATGGTGTACAGGGATGGGCTATTGCACAGTGTCATGGTGACGCTGTGTTTATACCAGGAGGAGCACCACATCAG GTTCAAAACCTTCAGTCGTGCATCAAAGTTGCAGAAGATTTTGTCTCGCCAGAGCACATCAGCCAATGCTTCAATTTGACGCAGGAATTCCGTAAACTCAGCGATACGCACTCCAACCATGAGGATAAACTACAAATTAAGAACATGATCTATCACGCCGTCAAAGATGCTGCTGGGGTACTCGTAAGCCAAGAAGTGACATCTACAAATGCTACCTAG
- the LOC140163201 gene encoding protein NLRC5-like: protein MASVHLGNQFHKVKLDELPDITTWQKQLKAIYKTRRGGIGFIPGFPKQFSSDEFFVELKLMKEHKTPMEVKHIKLETYTDLLKLKSTHGISLNHVLVSGLAGTGKTTLTSRLAYQWAISDEGACYHSSTSSQPISVNDLDNFDLVFALDMRKVQVNQDLFDAITKQLLPSISGPTLRSYISSNADKCLFVFDGYDELGSNDMILSEYLLCGCQTIVTTRPNKVDDFNTCYEGYIQVLLEGFSDKSIITFVSAFVRATDQEYADKQSKCLLKELTKSDTTTTLSHFPLMMCVIWKQNQTLGWLGNHQKCHFLNSSIILPLTSF, encoded by the exons ATGGCAAGTGTACATCTTGGTAATCAGTTTCATAAAGTGAAATTAG ATGAGCTTCCTGACATCACCACCTGGCAGAAGCAACTAAAAGCTATCTATAAGACGAGGAGAGGTGGAATTGGGTTCATTCCCGGGTTTCCGAAGCAGTTCTCATCAGATGAGTTTTTTGTCGAGTTAAAACTTATGAAAGAGCACAAAACACCCATGGAAGTTAAACATATAAAACTTGAAACGTATACTGATTTGTTGAAGCTTAAGAGTACACACGGTATTTCCTTAAATCATGTGTTAGTGTCTGGGTTAGCCGGCACTGGTAAGACAACTCTGACCTCAAGACTTGCTTATCAGTGGGCTATATCCGATGAAGGCGCTTGCTACCATTCCTCTACATCATCCCAGCCAATATCTGTAAACGACCTGGACAATTTTGATCTTGTATTTGCTCTTGACATGCGAAAAGTTCAAGTAAATCAAGATCTGTTTGATGCCATTACTAAGCAACTCTTACCCAGCATATCCGGACCCACATTGCGTAGCTACATTTCCTCAAATGCTGACAAGTGTctgtttgtttttgatggatatgatGAGTTAGGCTCAAATGATATGATTCTTAGTGAATACCTGCTTTGTGGGTGTCAAACCATAGTTACAACGAGGCCAAATAAAGTTGATGATTTCAATACATGCTATGAGGGTTACATACAAGTGTTACTTGAAGGGTTTTCTGATAAGAGCATTATAACGTTTGTCAGTGCTTTTGTCAGAGCAACCGATCAGGAGTATGCCGATAAACAAAGCAAATGCCTTTTGAAAGAACTGACGAAAAGTGATACAACCACAACCCTGTCCCATTTCCCTCTCATGATGTGTGTTATTTGGAAACAAAATCAGACCCTTGGATGGCTAGGGAatcatcaaaaatgtcattttctaaattcaagcatcatattgcCTTTGACCAGCTTTTAA